The following coding sequences lie in one Steroidobacter denitrificans genomic window:
- a CDS encoding amidohydrolase family protein gives MEMNDMVIVSVDDHIIEPPTMWDQHLPAKYRSIKPQWKERADGSQYWVMEGRILQNFGLCAAAGRVREELGSESERLDQMRPGCWDIKARIEDMNANGIMAAVNFPTYVDLDGSFFQTLPNQENALVLLRAYNDWHIDEWCGSYPGRNIPMAIIPFWNMDAAVAEIKRVAAKGCRAISMCDNPSLKGCPSIHNAYWEPLWRACAEHDIVINLHIASGARAPHASMESPIDCWIISMPMAIANSAADWLFLSALDRYPNLKISLAEAGIGWIPALIERADFVYNHHRAWTHADFGPGRLPSDRFREHFLTCFIEDNFGLRNIDAIGEKNIAYECDYPHSDSVWPHTPERLYDSVKHLPDATIDRITYANALEVFKFDAVGMLGGRQNCTVGALRAQAKHVNTEPVSFGGIHPLAPGEKPRPVTSGDVARVVEALNKSAA, from the coding sequence ATGGAAATGAACGACATGGTGATCGTCAGCGTCGATGACCACATCATCGAACCGCCGACGATGTGGGATCAGCATCTGCCTGCCAAGTACCGCAGTATCAAGCCGCAATGGAAGGAGCGTGCCGACGGTTCGCAGTACTGGGTGATGGAAGGGCGGATCCTGCAGAATTTCGGGCTGTGCGCTGCGGCCGGGCGGGTGCGCGAGGAATTGGGCTCCGAGTCGGAGCGCCTGGACCAGATGCGCCCCGGTTGCTGGGATATCAAGGCCCGCATCGAGGACATGAATGCCAACGGCATCATGGCGGCAGTGAATTTTCCCACCTACGTGGATCTCGACGGCTCATTCTTCCAGACGTTGCCCAACCAGGAAAATGCCCTGGTTCTGCTGCGTGCCTACAACGACTGGCATATCGATGAGTGGTGCGGAAGCTACCCGGGCCGCAATATTCCGATGGCGATCATCCCTTTCTGGAATATGGATGCCGCCGTGGCTGAGATCAAGCGAGTGGCGGCCAAGGGCTGCCGCGCCATCAGCATGTGCGATAACCCATCATTGAAGGGCTGTCCCAGCATTCACAATGCCTACTGGGAGCCTTTGTGGCGCGCCTGTGCCGAACACGACATCGTCATCAATCTTCATATCGCATCCGGTGCGCGGGCACCGCATGCCTCCATGGAATCGCCGATCGACTGCTGGATCATCAGCATGCCCATGGCAATCGCGAATTCTGCGGCCGACTGGCTGTTTCTGAGCGCACTCGATCGCTATCCCAACCTCAAGATCTCGCTCGCCGAGGCGGGCATCGGTTGGATACCCGCGCTGATCGAGCGCGCGGACTTCGTCTACAATCACCATCGCGCCTGGACGCATGCCGATTTCGGACCCGGCCGCCTGCCGAGCGATCGTTTTCGCGAGCATTTCCTCACCTGCTTCATCGAGGATAACTTCGGCCTGCGCAATATCGATGCCATCGGCGAGAAGAACATCGCCTATGAATGCGACTATCCGCATTCGGATTCGGTATGGCCGCATACACCCGAACGGCTGTACGACAGCGTCAAGCATCTGCCGGATGCCACCATCGACCGGATCACTTACGCGAATGCGCTCGAGGTGTTCAAGTTCGATGCCGTCGGCATGCTCGGCGGCCGGCAGAACTGCACGGTGGGTGCGCTGCGTGCCCAGGCGAAGCATGTGAATACGGAGCCGGTATCCTTCGGCGGCATACACCCGCTGGCGCCCGGTGAGAAGCCGCGCCCGGTGACTTCCGGGGATGTGGCCCGGGTTGTCGAGGCGCTCAACAAGTCGGCTGCCTGA
- a CDS encoding acyl-CoA dehydrogenase family protein → MHFEPNSGDGAFRAEVREFIRQHLPPDMARRSYICSQPPDIEDFRRWQGILHDRGWGAPHWPLEYGGTDWTAMQRHIFMEEIYRADAIDYGWQGTHMIGPVLIAFGSQAQKKRFLPPMLRGEEIWCQGFSEPNAGSDLASLRTRAELVGDEWVIHGQKIWTSDASEADWGFFLVRTDPEAKPQRGISMLLVPMNAAGIRIRPIEALNGGRDLNEVFLDGVRVPCENLVGEPGKGWTYAKYLLEKERTASAYLYRNKRELEKAKQIARAEHTAGMRLIDTPEFARKIARVEADLLALEWSVLRILAGEKNLHDADAVVSALKIRGSEMQQRVAELQLDALGPRALRVFDQQDRSAEVIEGTPLWPSYVPGRLGQFLYARAATLYGGTREVQKNIIARRAFGL, encoded by the coding sequence ATGCATTTCGAGCCCAACTCCGGCGACGGTGCCTTTCGTGCCGAAGTGCGCGAATTCATTCGGCAGCATCTACCCCCCGACATGGCTCGCCGCAGCTATATCTGTTCCCAGCCCCCGGATATCGAGGACTTTCGGCGCTGGCAGGGCATCCTGCACGATCGTGGCTGGGGTGCGCCGCATTGGCCGCTCGAGTACGGCGGCACCGACTGGACGGCGATGCAGCGGCATATTTTCATGGAGGAAATCTATCGCGCCGATGCCATCGACTATGGCTGGCAGGGTACGCACATGATCGGCCCCGTGCTGATCGCTTTCGGCTCGCAGGCGCAGAAAAAGCGCTTTCTACCGCCCATGCTGCGGGGCGAGGAAATCTGGTGTCAGGGATTCTCGGAGCCGAATGCCGGTTCGGACCTCGCCAGCCTGCGCACCCGCGCCGAACTCGTGGGCGATGAATGGGTGATCCACGGACAAAAGATCTGGACCAGTGATGCATCGGAGGCGGACTGGGGATTCTTTCTGGTGCGCACCGATCCGGAGGCCAAACCGCAGCGCGGCATCTCGATGCTGCTCGTGCCCATGAACGCAGCAGGAATCCGCATTCGTCCGATCGAGGCGCTGAACGGCGGACGCGATCTGAATGAAGTGTTTCTGGACGGGGTGCGCGTGCCATGCGAGAACCTGGTCGGTGAACCGGGGAAAGGCTGGACCTATGCCAAATATTTGCTGGAAAAGGAGCGCACTGCCAGCGCCTATCTGTATCGCAACAAGCGCGAGCTGGAGAAGGCGAAACAGATCGCCCGCGCCGAGCACACCGCGGGGATGCGGCTCATCGACACGCCGGAATTCGCCCGCAAGATTGCCCGCGTGGAAGCCGATTTATTGGCGCTGGAATGGTCGGTGCTGCGCATCCTGGCCGGAGAGAAGAACTTGCATGATGCGGACGCCGTGGTCTCGGCGCTCAAGATCCGCGGCTCGGAAATGCAGCAGCGTGTCGCCGAACTGCAGCTCGATGCGCTCGGTCCGCGTGCACTGCGGGTGTTCGATCAGCAGGATCGCAGTGCCGAGGTGATCGAAGGCACACCGCTATGGCCATCGTATGTGCCGGGCCGCCTGGGCCAGTTCCTGTACGCACGCGCAGCGACCCTTTATGGAGGTACGCGCGAAGTGCAGAAAAACATCATTGCCCGCCGCGCGTTCGGACTGTGA
- a CDS encoding acyl-CoA dehydrogenase family protein, whose protein sequence is MDFNLTDEQEMLREGARRFLREHYGFEQRRAISAHLPGFSVECWNSYAELGWLALGQPEDAGGWTCSFVETAILMEEFGRALALEPYVSTAVLCARILERCGNVEARRSMLTAVVEGKVRLALAHQEPGGRYDARPISVVATRSGDDFVLQGWKSGVLDAPAADHLIVSARLEGEENPALFLIDAAAPGLRMNAYPLIDGTRAADVGFEAVQVSASCKLAEGSVVDELLQEALDRATLARVAMALGAMESVVQLTAEYLQSRVQFGQPIGRFQALQHRLAEMFVEVQETRSILYCGLAHVDAEAAQRSAMVSAAKYVTANAARIVGSQAIQLHGSIAMTAEYAAGHYYKHLFAFEKIHGDADWHLDRFARHAAV, encoded by the coding sequence ATGGATTTCAATCTCACCGATGAACAGGAGATGCTGCGCGAGGGTGCGAGACGATTCCTGCGTGAGCATTACGGCTTCGAGCAGCGCCGCGCAATATCGGCGCATCTACCGGGTTTTTCCGTCGAATGCTGGAACAGCTATGCCGAACTCGGCTGGCTTGCGCTCGGCCAGCCCGAAGATGCCGGCGGCTGGACATGCTCATTCGTGGAAACGGCGATTCTCATGGAGGAATTCGGCCGTGCGCTGGCGCTCGAACCCTATGTTTCCACCGCCGTGCTGTGCGCGCGTATCCTTGAGCGCTGCGGCAATGTCGAGGCACGACGCTCGATGCTCACCGCGGTGGTGGAGGGGAAGGTCCGTTTGGCGCTGGCACATCAAGAGCCGGGCGGTCGTTACGATGCTCGGCCGATTTCCGTCGTCGCCACGCGCAGCGGCGATGACTTTGTGCTGCAAGGCTGGAAGAGCGGTGTGCTCGATGCTCCGGCGGCGGATCACTTGATCGTCTCGGCGCGGCTCGAAGGCGAGGAGAACCCGGCACTGTTCCTGATCGATGCCGCCGCTCCTGGCCTGCGCATGAATGCCTACCCTCTCATCGACGGCACCCGGGCCGCGGATGTCGGGTTCGAGGCGGTGCAGGTATCCGCCTCGTGCAAGCTGGCCGAGGGCAGCGTCGTGGACGAGCTTTTGCAGGAAGCGCTGGATCGTGCGACGCTGGCACGCGTTGCCATGGCTCTGGGCGCCATGGAGAGCGTAGTGCAGCTGACGGCGGAATATCTGCAATCGCGAGTGCAGTTCGGGCAACCGATAGGGCGTTTCCAGGCGCTGCAGCACCGTCTGGCGGAAATGTTCGTCGAGGTGCAGGAGACCCGCTCCATACTGTATTGCGGACTGGCACATGTGGACGCGGAAGCCGCACAGCGCAGCGCCATGGTTTCCGCCGCCAAATACGTCACGGCGAATGCGGCGCGAATCGTCGGCAGTCAGGCGATCCAGCTGCATGGCAGCATCGCCATGACGGCGGAGTACGCGGCCGGCCACTACTACAAACATTTATTCGCCTTCGAGAAGATCCACGGCGATGCGGATTGGCATCTCGATCGCTTCGCCCGTCATGCCGCCGTCTAA
- a CDS encoding acyl-CoA dehydrogenase family protein: MQLSYTPEEEQFRHEVRAWLRANVPRGKRPRTGLALREYDLAWQRRQYEGGWAGISWPTEYGGRGLSLTQQVIWYEECAAAHAPVGGSTFVALSHAGPTLIVRGTEEQKRFHLPRILKGEAIWCQGFSEPNAGSDLAGLKTQGRVEGDHLVVNGSKIWTSYAAMADWQELLVRTDPGAQRHKGLTWVICDMHAPGITIRKIPTMSGTGNLCQVFYDEVHIPLANVVGEVNDGWNVSMTTLGFERGTAFIAHQIHLAATLEKLYALAHKIGGPDGRGRAIEDGAVAEQLLKLRAEVAALRAMTYLSVSRGARQAVPGPEGSIIALCYAELSKRVYAFAVELLGNEGLEMHAENPDWLTDYLDAFKNTIAGGTSEIRRNVIGERFLGLPRGGR; encoded by the coding sequence ATGCAGCTGTCGTATACGCCTGAGGAAGAACAATTTCGTCATGAAGTGCGTGCCTGGCTGCGGGCGAACGTGCCGCGCGGCAAGCGTCCGCGCACAGGGCTTGCTCTGCGTGAATACGATCTCGCCTGGCAGCGCCGCCAATACGAGGGCGGCTGGGCGGGTATCTCCTGGCCCACCGAATACGGCGGACGAGGACTGTCGCTCACACAGCAGGTGATCTGGTATGAGGAGTGTGCGGCTGCTCATGCGCCCGTGGGCGGCTCGACCTTCGTGGCGCTTTCGCACGCCGGCCCGACGCTGATCGTGCGCGGTACCGAGGAACAAAAGCGTTTTCATTTGCCGCGCATCCTGAAGGGCGAGGCGATCTGGTGCCAGGGTTTTTCAGAACCGAATGCCGGTTCGGATCTCGCCGGTCTCAAGACCCAGGGGAGAGTCGAGGGTGATCACCTGGTCGTGAACGGCTCCAAGATCTGGACTTCGTATGCGGCGATGGCCGATTGGCAGGAACTGCTGGTGCGCACCGATCCGGGCGCGCAGCGTCACAAGGGCCTTACCTGGGTGATCTGCGATATGCACGCTCCGGGCATCACCATCCGAAAGATTCCCACCATGTCCGGCACCGGTAATTTGTGCCAGGTGTTCTATGATGAGGTACACATTCCCCTCGCCAACGTGGTCGGGGAAGTGAATGACGGCTGGAACGTGTCCATGACCACGCTGGGCTTCGAGCGCGGCACAGCCTTCATCGCCCATCAGATTCATCTCGCGGCGACCCTGGAGAAACTGTATGCGCTGGCTCACAAGATCGGTGGGCCGGATGGCCGCGGCCGCGCCATCGAGGATGGCGCCGTGGCCGAGCAGTTGCTGAAGCTGCGGGCCGAGGTGGCTGCGTTGCGCGCCATGACCTACCTCAGCGTCTCGCGCGGTGCGCGCCAGGCGGTGCCCGGTCCGGAGGGTAGTATCATTGCACTCTGCTACGCGGAACTGTCCAAGCGGGTCTACGCCTTTGCCGTGGAGTTGTTGGGTAACGAGGGATTGGAGATGCACGCCGAGAATCCGGATTGGCTCACCGACTACCTGGATGCGTTCAAGAACACCATCGCCGGGGGCACCTCCGAGATTCGTCGCAATGTGATCGGCGAGCGCTTCCTGGGACTGCCGCGCGGCGGGCGCTGA
- a CDS encoding acyl-CoA dehydrogenase family protein, which yields MIDLLPSEEQQQIVDSVVAFLTEELPLARLRPGPDGERPADIGISTERWRHIAGLGWFALGVPEIQGGAGYSVVAEMLLARELGRYAVSPSIAATIAAVHLAAATGSELLTGFMAGDLRVAFANRLCADSDEYHLIDACGADHFLVLDGMQTRLYEAAVFNDARSVISLDDAVTLERAHLAPGERALLQETDGGIAQRVSLLNSAQLLGVAEAALQLTVDYAKVREQFGQVIGSFQAIKHACADMAVRVEAAYAQVFFAGLSQASLQPDTAYQIAAAKLISAEAALTNARSGIQIHGGIGFTAECDAHVFLKRAHLLGRLGGERRWIRETLLANTAEAE from the coding sequence ATGATCGATCTCCTTCCTTCCGAAGAGCAGCAACAGATCGTCGACAGCGTCGTCGCCTTCCTGACAGAGGAGTTGCCTCTGGCTCGGCTGCGTCCGGGTCCCGACGGTGAGCGGCCGGCCGATATCGGCATTTCCACCGAGCGATGGCGCCATATCGCCGGCTTGGGATGGTTCGCGCTGGGTGTGCCGGAAATTCAGGGCGGCGCCGGATACAGCGTGGTCGCGGAAATGCTCCTGGCCCGCGAGCTAGGCCGTTATGCGGTGTCGCCGTCGATCGCCGCGACGATCGCGGCGGTACATCTGGCCGCGGCCACCGGCAGTGAACTCCTGACGGGTTTCATGGCCGGCGATCTACGCGTCGCCTTCGCCAACCGTTTATGCGCCGACAGCGACGAGTATCACTTGATCGATGCCTGCGGCGCCGATCATTTCCTGGTGCTGGACGGCATGCAGACGCGGCTCTACGAGGCAGCCGTTTTCAACGATGCCAGATCCGTGATCTCCCTGGACGATGCCGTCACCCTCGAGCGTGCGCATCTGGCCCCGGGGGAGCGAGCGTTGTTGCAGGAGACCGATGGTGGTATTGCGCAGCGGGTTTCATTGCTCAACTCCGCGCAGCTGCTTGGCGTGGCCGAGGCTGCATTGCAGCTGACCGTGGACTATGCCAAGGTGCGTGAGCAGTTCGGGCAGGTCATCGGTTCGTTCCAGGCGATCAAGCATGCCTGCGCCGACATGGCGGTACGGGTCGAGGCCGCCTATGCGCAGGTTTTTTTCGCTGGCCTGTCGCAGGCGAGCCTCCAGCCCGATACGGCTTATCAGATTGCCGCGGCGAAGCTGATCAGCGCCGAGGCGGCATTGACGAATGCGCGTTCCGGTATCCAGATCCATGGCGGCATCGGCTTCACCGCCGAGTGTGACGCACACGTCTTCCTGAAGCGTGCCCATTTGCTGGGCCGGTTGGGCGGCGAGCGGCGTTGGATTCGTGAAACGCTCCTGGCGAACACCGCGGAGGCCGAGTGA
- a CDS encoding FadD3 family acyl-CoA ligase: MSEMELPRSIPHVVLRAAQLHGDKPAIVDGARRISYRQLRQLMLQAAAAFRALGLQKGDRVAVWAPNQAETIVAALGAQAAGGCIVPLNTRFKGGEVQYILNQSRARILVMTEVFLGHSYPQMLEGVDLPHLEHRVLLPSEAGDGDWDRLLEDAQAGSAAAAAALEGLTGEELSDIMFTSGTTGNPKGVMTTHRQNVAVYRAWSDSVGLREDDRFAIIYPFFHCAGYKAGWLATFICGATIYPVAQLEVKPLCELVAAEKISFLPGPPTLFQTLLSTPPADRAGLRSLRASVTGASMVPPSMIERMRSELDIATVITGYGLTEACGTVTMTSAGDPAELIVRSCGKAIPGVELRCVDERNREVPVGEAGEVVVRGYNVMLGYFEDPDNTAKAIDAQGWLHTNDIGVLDENGYLRITDRKNDMFIVGGFNCYPAEIERIMCGNPDYMHVAVVGVPDDRLGEVGKAYVVPRSGAVVTPQSVIAWCRDAMANYKVPRYVEVVDTLPTNAMGKVQKFRLRDDAGSQSSGGEPEK, translated from the coding sequence ATGAGTGAGATGGAGTTGCCGCGCAGCATCCCGCACGTCGTACTGCGAGCGGCGCAGCTCCATGGCGATAAACCGGCGATCGTCGATGGCGCACGGCGTATCAGCTATCGGCAGCTGCGGCAGCTGATGCTGCAAGCCGCCGCTGCCTTTCGTGCGCTGGGGCTGCAAAAAGGCGATCGGGTCGCAGTCTGGGCGCCGAACCAGGCGGAGACGATCGTCGCGGCTCTCGGCGCGCAGGCGGCCGGCGGCTGTATCGTGCCGCTCAATACGCGCTTCAAGGGCGGCGAAGTCCAGTACATCCTGAATCAGAGCCGGGCACGCATCCTGGTGATGACCGAGGTCTTCCTCGGTCATTCCTATCCGCAGATGCTCGAAGGTGTCGATCTGCCTCATCTCGAACATCGTGTGCTGCTGCCCTCGGAAGCAGGCGACGGTGACTGGGATCGCCTGCTCGAGGATGCCCAAGCCGGTAGCGCCGCAGCTGCAGCCGCCCTCGAGGGACTGACGGGCGAGGAACTCTCCGACATCATGTTCACTTCGGGCACCACCGGCAATCCCAAGGGAGTGATGACCACGCATCGCCAGAACGTGGCGGTGTATCGCGCCTGGTCGGACAGCGTCGGACTGCGCGAGGACGATCGCTTCGCCATCATCTATCCCTTCTTTCACTGCGCCGGCTACAAGGCCGGCTGGCTGGCGACCTTCATCTGCGGCGCCACCATCTACCCGGTCGCGCAGCTGGAGGTGAAGCCGCTTTGCGAGCTGGTGGCCGCGGAAAAGATCAGTTTTCTTCCCGGACCGCCGACACTGTTCCAGACCTTGCTCAGCACACCGCCGGCAGACCGCGCCGGCCTGCGCTCCCTGCGCGCCTCGGTCACGGGCGCGAGCATGGTGCCGCCCTCCATGATCGAGCGTATGCGCAGCGAACTCGACATTGCCACGGTGATCACCGGCTATGGCCTGACGGAAGCCTGCGGCACGGTGACCATGACCAGTGCCGGCGATCCCGCGGAGCTGATCGTGCGTTCCTGCGGCAAGGCGATTCCCGGCGTCGAACTGCGCTGCGTGGATGAGCGGAATCGCGAGGTTCCCGTGGGCGAGGCGGGAGAGGTGGTGGTACGCGGCTACAATGTGATGCTCGGCTATTTCGAGGATCCGGACAACACCGCCAAGGCCATCGATGCACAGGGCTGGCTGCATACCAACGACATCGGCGTTCTGGACGAGAACGGCTACCTGCGCATCACCGATCGCAAGAACGACATGTTCATCGTCGGCGGCTTCAACTGCTATCCGGCGGAAATCGAGCGCATCATGTGCGGCAATCCGGACTACATGCATGTAGCCGTGGTCGGGGTACCCGACGATCGCCTGGGCGAAGTCGGCAAGGCCTATGTCGTGCCCCGATCCGGGGCTGTCGTGACGCCGCAAAGCGTGATCGCCTGGTGCCGCGACGCCATGGCGAATTACAAGGTGCCGCGCTATGTCGAAGTCGTGGACACGTTGCCCACCAATGCCATGGGCAAGGTGCAGAAGTTCAGGCTGCGGGATGATGCCGGCTCACAGAGCTCCGGGGGGGAGCCGGAAAAATAA
- a CDS encoding helix-turn-helix transcriptional regulator, whose amino-acid sequence MALLQHTVACFKELIPPLDSDEIWTDRRGVLLEMKSVPWPSPWECRTCYPDEHVIVYSVTPMPERTEVNYEGVWPKNQFVAHGTVAFFPAGLPFVGRSVGGSNCLLRCGIPTNYFEELIQLDGRWTARQLMATADITALSVQSTLRRIAEEIVNPGLASALLIEGLINTLLVDITRHLDGWAHTTPERVGKLAHWQMQRIEERLENLAGGLPNLEDLGDLCGIGSRQLMRAFQATTGTTVYEHIRALQLVRARRLLVRSDLPLKQIAYELGYAHAASFSAAFRRESGETPGNFRRRQRGV is encoded by the coding sequence ATGGCATTATTGCAGCATACGGTTGCCTGCTTTAAAGAGCTGATCCCTCCGCTTGATAGTGATGAGATCTGGACGGACAGGCGCGGCGTCCTACTGGAGATGAAAAGTGTTCCCTGGCCCAGTCCCTGGGAATGTCGAACATGTTATCCGGATGAGCATGTCATCGTATATTCGGTGACACCGATGCCCGAGAGGACAGAAGTCAACTATGAGGGCGTCTGGCCGAAGAATCAGTTTGTAGCTCACGGCACTGTGGCGTTCTTTCCGGCGGGCTTGCCCTTCGTAGGCCGCTCCGTCGGCGGTTCGAACTGTCTATTACGCTGCGGAATTCCCACCAATTACTTCGAGGAATTAATACAGCTTGATGGGCGCTGGACGGCAAGACAACTGATGGCGACAGCCGATATCACGGCTTTGAGTGTGCAGTCGACATTACGGCGTATCGCAGAAGAGATAGTGAATCCCGGGCTGGCGAGTGCATTACTAATCGAGGGGTTGATCAATACCTTGCTGGTCGATATCACCCGTCATCTCGACGGCTGGGCGCATACAACGCCAGAGCGCGTCGGTAAACTTGCGCACTGGCAGATGCAGCGTATCGAGGAACGATTAGAGAACCTTGCTGGAGGGCTACCGAACCTGGAAGATCTGGGGGACTTGTGTGGTATCGGATCGCGGCAGCTCATGCGTGCCTTTCAGGCAACTACCGGTACGACTGTCTACGAGCATATCAGAGCACTGCAATTGGTGCGGGCACGTCGGCTTCTTGTGCGCAGTGATCTGCCGCTCAAGCAAATTGCATATGAACTTGGCTATGCACATGCCGCGAGTTTTTCGGCTGCATTCCGCCGAGAAAGTGGCGAAACCCCAGGGAATTTTCGCCGTCGGCAGCGCGGTGTTTGA
- a CDS encoding integrase core domain-containing protein: MVERIILTLKEQCIHWHRFESLQHASRMIADWIQFYNVQCLHQTLAMKTPAQAYTLAP; this comes from the coding sequence ATGGTAGAGCGCATAATACTCACCCTGAAGGAGCAGTGCATTCACTGGCACCGGTTCGAGAGTCTGCAGCATGCAAGCCGCATGATTGCCGACTGGATTCAATTCTACAACGTTCAGTGTCTCCATCAGACGCTGGCGATGAAAACACCCGCACAAGCGTATACTTTGGCGCCCTGA